The Bacillus sp. B-jedd sequence CTTTGTAAATGAAATGTTATGTACACAATAAAGTCGGGCCCTCTCTTACCGAGAGGGCTTTCTTCTAGCCAATCAGGTAAAATTATTAAGTAAAGATAAATATAAATGACATGTTTGAAAGGGAGAGGGAAATGGGAAGAAGTTGGACGAAAAGCGATATTCCTGATTTATCGGGCAAAAGAGTCGTCATTACAGGCGGGAATAGCGGGATTGGCTTTGAGGCTGCTTTGGGGTTTGCTGAAAAAGGCGCGGAGGTTATCATCGCTTCAAGGAACATTGGCAGAGGAGAAGCAGCCGCTTCAAAAATTTCGCAAATTGTGCCGGATGCGCGAATCTCAGTAATGGAACTCAATTTAAGCGATTTGGCTTCTGTCCGGGCATTTGCACAAGAATTTTCCTCAAACTATCAATCGCTCGACATGTTAATTAATAATGCCGGAATCATGATGCCGCCGCTAAGCTTCACAAAAGATGGTTTTGAGGCCCAGTTTGGCACGAATCATCTCGGTCATTTTGCGTTGACTGGACTTATGCTGGGGTTTTTGAAAAACGGCCCTAACTCCAGGGTAGTAACGGTCAGCAGCCTTGCCGCCCACCATGCGTCCATCTATTTTGATAACCTGGATGGGTCGAAGTGGTACAAGCGGTATAAATTTTATGGACAGAGTAAGCTCTCGAATATGTTGTTTGGCAAGGAACTGGACAATAAGCTGAAAGAACACAATTTAGAAGTGAAGAGCATTATCTGCCACCCGGGGATTACCAATACGAATCTTGCGTCAAGGAATTCCGGCAAGGACCTGAACCGCCTCTTCCAAACCATTTCAAGGGCGATTACACAGCCTGCAGGGATGGGTGCGCTGCCAACTATGCACGCAGCCAC is a genomic window containing:
- a CDS encoding oxidoreductase translates to MGRSWTKSDIPDLSGKRVVITGGNSGIGFEAALGFAEKGAEVIIASRNIGRGEAAASKISQIVPDARISVMELNLSDLASVRAFAQEFSSNYQSLDMLINNAGIMMPPLSFTKDGFEAQFGTNHLGHFALTGLMLGFLKNGPNSRVVTVSSLAAHHASIYFDNLDGSKWYKRYKFYGQSKLSNMLFGKELDNKLKEHNLEVKSIICHPGITNTNLASRNSGKDLNRLFQTISRAITQPAGMGALPTMHAATESSLKGGEYIGPDGKKKRKGYPVVDPVIERIFNKETAKRLWAVSEELTGISYDFS